One window from the genome of Candidatus Eisenbacteria bacterium encodes:
- a CDS encoding AlgP family protein: VWSLARTPGEAERPVVAQATAQPSVPPPTTDTTITPAATQQAAPSAATPAATATQAAAPAVKPTAPAATPRKTATQASRDATAAAQRREASKTATASAQRKAMQPAAPAAKPEPQPASSILGTPAPTPVSVDPPKPAAAPEPAAEPAPAAPAPAAEEKPAEGSGSSTP; encoded by the coding sequence GTGTGGAGCCTGGCGAGGACGCCGGGAGAGGCCGAGCGCCCGGTCGTGGCGCAGGCCACGGCTCAGCCGAGTGTGCCACCGCCCACGACGGACACCACGATCACGCCCGCCGCGACGCAGCAAGCCGCGCCGAGCGCGGCGACGCCCGCCGCCACTGCGACTCAGGCGGCGGCGCCGGCCGTGAAACCGACGGCTCCCGCCGCGACCCCGCGCAAGACCGCGACCCAGGCTTCACGAGACGCCACCGCCGCGGCGCAACGGAGGGAGGCATCCAAGACCGCGACCGCGTCGGCGCAGCGGAAGGCGATGCAGCCGGCCGCTCCGGCCGCGAAGCCGGAGCCTCAGCCCGCTTCGTCGATTCTGGGGACGCCCGCTCCGACGCCGGTGTCCGTCGATCCGCCGAAGCCCGCGGCGGCACCTGAACCCGCGGCGGAACCTGCTCCTGCGGCGCCCGCACCAGCGGCGGAGGAGAAACCGGCCGAGGGATCCGGCTCGTC